Proteins co-encoded in one Streptomyces sp. SLBN-31 genomic window:
- a CDS encoding hemolysin family protein: MSVLQLLFAALLVLANGFFVGAEFALVSVRRSQIEPLGTARARQVLYGLERLPQMMAAAQFGITVCSLTLGAVAEPTVAHLLEPVFEWIHLPEGVIHPLGYVIALAAVVFFHLVIGEMVPKNLAMAAPEKAALWLSPGLVYFARLCKPITLALGACARGILRLFRVEPKDEVEAVFTSEQLNRLVEDSGQAGLLDPEEQERLEDALELGSRPVTDVLLGRESLVTVPPSVTPGRIVELTARTGYSRFPVAADNGAFMGYLHVKDVLDLEDSDRAVPQQLWRPMTTLRSDLPLDDALTVMRRAATHLAQVADGSGKVLGLVALEDVLELLVGEVTDPAHREVPPAPRLAEPKEAALPG, encoded by the coding sequence ATGAGCGTGCTCCAACTCCTGTTCGCCGCCCTGCTCGTGCTCGCCAACGGCTTCTTCGTCGGCGCCGAGTTCGCCCTGGTCTCCGTCCGCCGCAGCCAGATCGAACCGCTCGGCACGGCACGGGCCCGCCAGGTCCTCTACGGCCTGGAACGGCTGCCCCAGATGATGGCGGCGGCCCAGTTCGGCATCACGGTCTGCTCGCTGACCCTGGGTGCCGTGGCCGAACCGACGGTGGCCCATCTGCTGGAACCGGTCTTCGAGTGGATCCACCTGCCGGAGGGCGTGATCCACCCGCTGGGTTATGTCATCGCGCTCGCCGCGGTGGTCTTCTTCCACCTCGTCATCGGCGAGATGGTCCCGAAGAACCTGGCCATGGCGGCCCCCGAGAAGGCGGCGCTGTGGCTCAGCCCCGGCCTGGTCTACTTCGCCCGCCTCTGCAAGCCGATCACCCTGGCCCTCGGCGCCTGCGCCCGGGGCATCCTGCGGCTCTTCCGGGTCGAGCCGAAGGACGAGGTGGAGGCCGTCTTCACCAGCGAGCAGCTCAACCGCCTGGTGGAGGACTCCGGTCAGGCCGGCCTCCTCGACCCCGAGGAGCAGGAACGCCTGGAGGACGCGCTGGAGCTGGGCTCCCGCCCGGTGACGGACGTGCTCCTGGGCCGCGAGTCACTGGTGACGGTCCCGCCCTCGGTCACCCCGGGTCGCATCGTCGAGCTGACCGCCCGCACCGGGTACTCCCGTTTCCCGGTCGCCGCGGACAACGGCGCCTTCATGGGCTACCTGCACGTGAAGGACGTACTCGACCTGGAGGACTCGGACCGGGCGGTGCCGCAGCAGCTGTGGCGGCCGATGACGACCCTGCGCTCGGACCTGCCCCTGGACGACGCCCTGACCGTCATGCGCCGCGCGGCCACCCATCTGGCCCAGGTGGCCGACGGGTCCGGCAAGGTGCTGGGCCTGGTGGCGCTGGAGGACGTCCTGGAGCTCCTGGTCGGCGAGGTCACGGACCCGGCGCACCGGGAGGTCCCGCCCGCTCCCCGGCTGGCGGAGCCCAAGGAAGCCGCACTGCCCGGCTGA
- a CDS encoding hemolysin family protein, producing the protein MTTPLLLLAAAFLLILANGFFVAAEFGLVTVESTDAEKAAAEGDKRARRVAESLKELSFQLSGTQLGITITSLVVGMLAEPALARLLHGPFTAVGIPAGAVSGVAVVVGMLLASAVQMVIGELVPKNWAVSKPMQVARFVAGPQHVFARLFRPVIAALNTVANRLVRALGVEPAEELASARTPGELVSLARHSAQAGALEQDTADLFVRTLSLGELTAQHVMTPRVKVSALQSSATAEDVVNLTRATGLSRFPVYKEKIDEVVGMVHLKDALAVPAHDRLRTPVVRIARPALLVPETLPVQPLLAQLRSEQPIAVVVDEYGGTAGVVTLEDIVEEIVGEVRDEHDGQDVPELAAAPPEDGRPAWDADGSCRVDILQRIGLDVPEGPYETVAGLVADLLGRIPAAGDRAELPGWRLTVRRVGHYRAERVRLVRTGPVVEVAR; encoded by the coding sequence ATGACCACCCCCCTGCTGCTCCTGGCTGCGGCGTTCCTGCTGATCCTCGCGAACGGCTTCTTCGTGGCCGCCGAGTTCGGCCTGGTCACGGTGGAGTCCACGGACGCCGAGAAGGCCGCCGCCGAGGGCGACAAGCGCGCCCGCAGGGTCGCCGAGTCGCTGAAGGAACTCTCCTTCCAGCTCTCCGGCACCCAGCTCGGCATCACCATCACCTCGCTCGTCGTCGGCATGCTCGCCGAACCGGCGCTCGCCCGGCTGCTGCACGGCCCGTTCACGGCCGTCGGCATCCCCGCCGGTGCGGTCTCCGGCGTCGCGGTCGTCGTCGGAATGCTGCTTGCCTCGGCCGTGCAGATGGTGATCGGCGAACTCGTGCCCAAGAACTGGGCGGTGTCCAAGCCCATGCAGGTCGCCCGTTTCGTGGCCGGCCCGCAGCACGTCTTCGCCCGCCTGTTCCGCCCGGTCATCGCCGCGCTCAACACGGTCGCCAACCGGCTGGTACGGGCGCTGGGCGTCGAGCCCGCCGAGGAACTGGCCTCCGCCCGCACCCCGGGCGAACTCGTTTCCCTGGCCCGGCACTCGGCGCAGGCCGGCGCCCTGGAACAGGACACCGCCGACCTCTTCGTACGGACGCTGTCGCTCGGTGAGCTGACCGCGCAGCACGTCATGACCCCGCGCGTGAAGGTCAGCGCGCTGCAGTCCTCGGCGACCGCCGAGGACGTGGTCAACCTGACCCGCGCCACCGGCCTGTCCCGCTTTCCCGTGTACAAGGAGAAGATCGACGAGGTCGTCGGCATGGTCCATCTCAAGGACGCGCTCGCGGTCCCGGCGCACGACCGGCTGCGCACCCCCGTGGTCCGCATCGCCCGCCCGGCCCTGCTGGTCCCCGAGACCCTGCCGGTCCAGCCGTTGCTGGCCCAGCTGCGCAGCGAGCAGCCCATCGCGGTCGTCGTCGACGAGTACGGCGGCACGGCGGGCGTGGTGACGCTGGAGGACATCGTCGAGGAGATCGTCGGCGAGGTCCGCGACGAGCACGACGGCCAGGACGTGCCCGAGCTCGCCGCCGCCCCGCCGGAGGACGGCAGGCCCGCCTGGGACGCCGACGGCAGCTGCCGGGTCGACATCCTGCAGCGCATCGGCCTCGACGTGCCCGAGGGGCCGTACGAGACCGTCGCCGGACTCGTCGCCGACCTGCTCGGCCGCATCCCGGCCGCCGGCGACCGGGCCGAACTGCCCGGCTGGCGGCTCACCGTGCGCCGCGTGGGCCACTACCGCGCCGAGCGGGTCCGCCTGGTGCGCACCGGGCCGGTCGTGGAGGTCGCCCGATGA
- a CDS encoding AAA family ATPase has protein sequence MDFGTQGPEAPADLAWMRGVDAYTMGAYPQAEEEFRAAVRMDPGMADGWLGLHALRVDTTTALLRMFRHRDRFGEQRARHRRALNSWYWLGWWVQPVLESPRDLLLAHASHWLDGRHVPELDRALAGLPPVDTDHQVRFLHACRAYLVKDWEQLVRHTDPLIDDPLLGIEAGLFGGMARVRLEMYGQAEPLLAAALMRCRSEQPQRKELRYWLARAHEGTGRSAAALPLYRAVHRVDPAFMDTSARLAAIAEGDGYDDSADLAAIALSGAQDVLEGPDGFDPLFGTDGRDLRFPEPDLPPAGAMPSAIDPLVREKTIPGSPLPSGPTDPALLEEALAELERMVGLEPVKRQVKALSAQLNMARLRAGQGLPVQPPKRHFVFSGPSGTGKTTVARILGRVFYALGLLGGDHLVEAQRADLVGEYLGQTAVKANELIDSAIGGVLFVDEAYSLSNSGYGKGDAYGDEALQVLLKRAEDNRDHLVVILAGYPEGMDRLLAANPGLSSRFTTRVDFPSYRPLELTSIGEVLAAENGDVWDEEALDELRSIAGHVVDQGWIDELGNGRFLRTLYEKSCAYRDLRLSTYPGMLSRDDLSTLRLPDLMQAYGEVLSGRGPQDPAGM, from the coding sequence CCGGCCGACCTCGCCTGGATGCGAGGCGTGGACGCCTACACGATGGGCGCCTATCCACAGGCGGAGGAGGAGTTCCGGGCCGCGGTGCGGATGGATCCCGGGATGGCCGACGGCTGGCTCGGGCTGCACGCGCTGCGCGTCGACACGACGACCGCGCTGCTCAGGATGTTCCGCCACCGGGACCGCTTCGGGGAACAGCGCGCCCGGCACCGCCGCGCCCTCAACTCCTGGTACTGGCTGGGCTGGTGGGTGCAACCGGTGCTGGAGAGCCCGCGCGACCTGCTGCTCGCGCACGCCTCGCACTGGCTGGACGGCCGCCATGTCCCCGAGCTCGACCGGGCGCTGGCCGGCCTGCCGCCCGTCGACACCGACCACCAAGTCCGCTTCCTGCACGCGTGCCGCGCCTATCTGGTCAAGGACTGGGAGCAGCTCGTCCGCCACACCGACCCGCTGATCGACGATCCGCTGCTGGGCATCGAGGCGGGCCTGTTCGGCGGGATGGCACGGGTCCGGCTGGAGATGTACGGCCAGGCGGAACCGCTGCTGGCGGCCGCCCTGATGCGCTGCCGCAGCGAACAGCCGCAGCGCAAGGAGCTGCGCTACTGGCTGGCCCGCGCCCACGAGGGCACGGGCCGCTCGGCCGCCGCGCTCCCTCTGTACCGGGCCGTGCACCGCGTCGACCCCGCCTTCATGGACACCTCGGCCCGGCTCGCCGCGATCGCCGAGGGCGACGGCTACGACGACTCCGCCGACCTCGCGGCGATCGCGCTCTCCGGCGCCCAGGACGTCCTGGAGGGCCCCGACGGGTTCGACCCGCTCTTCGGGACCGACGGCCGGGACCTCAGGTTCCCGGAACCGGACCTGCCGCCGGCCGGGGCGATGCCGTCCGCGATCGATCCGCTGGTACGGGAGAAGACCATCCCGGGCTCACCGCTGCCCTCCGGTCCCACCGACCCCGCCCTGCTCGAGGAGGCGCTCGCCGAACTGGAGCGCATGGTGGGCCTGGAACCCGTCAAGCGCCAGGTCAAGGCACTGTCAGCGCAGTTGAACATGGCGCGGCTGCGGGCGGGCCAGGGACTGCCGGTCCAGCCGCCCAAGCGACACTTCGTCTTCTCCGGCCCCTCCGGCACCGGCAAGACCACGGTGGCCCGCATCCTCGGCCGCGTCTTCTACGCCCTCGGGCTGCTCGGCGGCGACCACCTGGTGGAGGCCCAGCGCGCCGACCTGGTGGGCGAGTACCTGGGGCAGACGGCGGTGAAGGCCAACGAGCTGATCGACTCCGCCATCGGCGGCGTGCTCTTCGTCGACGAGGCCTACTCGCTCTCCAACTCCGGTTACGGCAAGGGCGACGCGTACGGCGACGAGGCGCTGCAGGTCCTGCTGAAGCGGGCCGAGGACAACCGGGACCACCTGGTGGTGATCCTGGCCGGCTATCCGGAGGGCATGGACCGTCTGCTGGCGGCCAACCCCGGCCTGTCGTCCCGCTTCACCACCCGCGTCGACTTCCCGTCCTACCGGCCCCTCGAACTGACCTCCATCGGTGAGGTACTGGCCGCCGAGAACGGGGACGTGTGGGACGAGGAGGCGCTGGACGAGCTGCGCTCGATCGCCGGGCACGTCGTCGACCAGGGGTGGATCGACGAGCTGGGCAACGGACGGTTCCTGCGGACCCTGTACGAGAAGAGCTGCGCCTACCGGGATCTGCGGCTGTCGACCTACCCCGGGATGCTGTCCCGCGACGACCTGTCGACACTGCGCCTGCCGGACCTGATGCAGGCGTACGGGGAGGTGCTGTCGGGACGGGGGCCGCAGGACCCTGCCGGTATGTGA